A genome region from Conger conger chromosome 16, fConCon1.1, whole genome shotgun sequence includes the following:
- the LOC133114945 gene encoding interferon a3-like yields the protein MCMLKFWSICAVLLFLDHSLSLQCKWTQYKLGKLNAECIQLLTDMGGSFPAECLKENVKLMFPEGAYDTTSEPQNSDVASVAYDALRDVEKIFYNDLSSTSWDPEKLELLKNLLSRQTENLEQCVGSKMASTGDGTRPSDDNGRLKPYFERLNTLLKEKGQSACAWEVVRKEVRHSLEKLQQFLERRKKQ from the exons atgtgcATGCTGAAGTTCTGGAGCATCTGCGCGGTTCTGCTCTTCTTGgaccactccctctcactgcaATGCAAATGGACGCAGTATAAACTGGGGAAACTAAATGCAGAGTGCATTCAGCTTCTGACCGACATG GGCGGAAGTTTTCCAGCCGAGTGCCTGAAAGAAAACGTCAAACTCATGTTTCCAGAGGGTGCCTACGACACCACGAGCGAGCCTCAG aatTCTGATGTTGCATCAGTAGCATATGATGCTCTGAGAGACGTGGAAAAGATCTTCTACAATGACCTGTCTTCCACATCTTGGGATCCTGAAAAGCTTGAGCTCTTGAAAAATCTGCTGTCTCGTCAAACTGAAAACTTGGAGCAATGC GTTGGAAGCAAGATGGCATCCACCGGGGATGGAACGCGTCCCTCAGACGACAACGGGAGGCTGAAGCCATACTTTGAAAGACTGAATacgcttttaaaagaaaag GGCCAGAGCGCATGCGCATGGGAGGTTGTGAGGAAGGAAGTTCGTCACAGCTTGGAGAAGCTCCAACAGTTtttggaaagaagaaagaaacagtga
- the LOC133114946 gene encoding interferon a3-like, translating into MCLLKFWSICAVLLFLDHSLSLQCKWTQYKLGKLNAECIQLLTDMGGSFPAECLKENVKLMFPEGAYDTTSEPQNSDVASVAYDALRDVEKIFYNDLSSTTWDPEKLELLKNLLSRQTENLEQCVGSKMASTGDGTPPSDDNGRLKPYFERLNTLLKEKSQSACAWEVVRKEVRHSLEKLQQFLERRKKQ; encoded by the exons atgtgtttgctgaAGTTCTGGAGCATCTGCGCGGTTCTGCTCTTCTTGgaccactccctctcactgcaATGCAAATGGACGCAGTATAAACTGGGGAAACTAAATGCAGAGTGCATTCAGCTTCTGACCGACATG GGCGGAAGTTTTCCAGCCGAGTGCCTGAAAGAAAACGTCAAACTCATGTTTCCAGAGGGTGCCTACGACACCACGAGCGAGCCTCAG aatTCTGATGTTGCATCAGTAGCATATGATGCTCTGAGAGACGTGGAAAAGATCTTCTACAATGACCTGTCTTCCACAACTTGGGATCCTGAAAAGCTTGAGCTCTTGAAAAATCTGCTGTCCCGTCAAACTGAAAACTTGGAGCAATGC GTTGGAAGCAAGATGGCATCCACCGGGGATGGAACGCCTCCCTCAGACGACAACGGGAGGCTGAAGCCATACTTTGAAAGACTGAATacgcttttaaaagaaaag AGCCAGAGCGCATGCGCATGGGAGGTTGTGAGGAAGGAAGTTCGTCACAGCTTGGAGAAGCTCCAACAGTTtttggaaagaagaaagaaacagtga
- the LOC133114947 gene encoding interferon alpha-4-like has protein sequence MTPENSAWLCALLCVSQVLSAPINCRLDGTRIQTCHNLLKDMGGTFPGECINENVLITFPGSAFASNGTAEQNDSVRTAVYQTLHSINSLFENHDLPTEWDESKLNNFQNIINGLVEKNKCVGRSKPESDGSDHTDVSARSATLRNYFERLAAVLQEKNSFCAWEVVRKELVRTLLFILEKKSDSLLWPKRT, from the exons ATGACACCCGAGAACAGCGCCTGGCTGtgcgccctgctctgtgtgtcacagGTTTTGAGTGCGCCGATAAATTGTCGTCTGGATGGAACCCGAATTCAGACCTGCCACAATCTTCTAAAAGACatg GGGGGCACTTTCCCAGGAGAATGCATCAATGAGAATGTCCTCATAACTTTTCCAGGGTCCGCTTTTGCGTCCAATGGAACCGCTGAG CAGAACGACAGCGTCCGGACTGCCGTTTATCAAACTCTGCACAGCATCAACTCCCTGTTTGAAAACCACGACTTACCGACGGAGTGGGATGAATCTAAGTTAAACAACTTCCAAAATATCATCAACGGCctggttgaaaaaaacaaatgt GTGGGACGAAGCAAGCCAGAGAGTGACGGTTCTGACCACACCGACGTCTCTGCCAGAAGTGCGACACTCAGAAATTATTTTGAGAGACTGGCAGCGGTTTTACAAGAGAAG aacTCTTTCTGCGCGTGGGAAGTCGTGCGGAAGGAGCTTGTCCGCACCTTGCTTTTCATCCTCGAAAAAAAGTCAGACAGCTTGCTTTGGCCGAAAAGAACATGA
- the LOC133114948 gene encoding interferon a3-like yields MCMLKFWSICAVLLFLDHSLSLQCKWTQYKLGKLNAECIQLLTDMGGSFPAECLKENVKLMFPEGAYDTTSEPQNSDVATVAYDALRDVEKIFYNDLSSTTWDAEKLELLKNLLSRQTENLEQCVGSKITSSGDGTRPSDDNGRLKSYFERLNTLLKEKGQSACAWEVVRKEVRHSLEKLQQFLERRKKQ; encoded by the exons atgtgtatgCTGAAGTTCTGGAGCATCTGCGCGGTTCTGCTCTTCTTGgaccactccctctcactgcaATGCAAATGGACGCAGTATAAACTGGGGAAACTAAATGCAGAATGCATTCAGCTTCTGACCGACATG GGCGGAAGTTTTCCAGCCGAGTGCCTGAAAGAAAACGTCAAACTCATGTTTCCAGAGGGTGCCTACGACACCACGAGCGAGCCTCAG aatTCTGATGTTGCAACAGTAGCATATGATGCTCTGAGAGACGTGGAAAAGATCTTCTACAATGACCTGTCTTCCACAACTTGGGATGCTGAAAAGCTTGAGCTCTTGAAAAATCTGCTGTCCCGTCAAACTGAAAACTTGGAGCAATGC GTTGGAAGCAAGATTACATCCTCCGGGGATGGAACGCGTCCCTCAGACGACAACGGGAGGCTGAAGTCATACTTTGAAAGGCTGAATacgcttttaaaagaaaag GGCCAGAGCGCATGCGCATGGGAGGTTGTGAGGAAGGAAGTTCGTCACAGCTTGGAGAAGCTCCAACAGTTtttggaaagaagaaagaaacagtga